One segment of Metallosphaera cuprina Ar-4 DNA contains the following:
- a CDS encoding glycerate 2-kinase, translating into MDSIVRRILQLSDPEIALSKKVSLSQNELIVNSYRFQFQKPLILAIGKASVKMANFFLSKLNKYESLVVKPRGDNLKLNGNAEVIESSHPYPDESSFEAGKKVREYLLNKEYDLVILLLSGGASSLVEDPIPPKHVYVDIMKKLITSGIGIEEVNIVRKHLSKIKGGRLASLSKSKIVTLVVSDVPGNDLSTVGSGPTHADLSTVHEAREIMRWLNLQGEEYLEETPKKLDNVWEFLILDVSEVLRGLNLENSYILSSEVRGEAKSFGAFLASLMNTQYIPFRRPFTLLFGGEPEVHLSGKVGKGGRNGEVCLSFLEWVRDEKFKLYAIATDGIDGNSDYAGCVVDGKTKLSKLEIRRSLEEHSSYQLLERTKSTVKTGPTGTNVNNIYVLIAP; encoded by the coding sequence GCTTTATCTAAGAAGGTTTCTCTAAGTCAAAACGAGCTCATAGTCAACAGCTATAGATTTCAGTTTCAGAAACCTCTCATACTCGCTATAGGTAAAGCGTCTGTCAAGATGGCAAACTTCTTCTTGTCAAAATTGAATAAATATGAATCGCTAGTCGTAAAGCCTAGAGGAGACAATTTAAAGTTAAATGGAAATGCGGAGGTCATAGAGTCTTCCCATCCATATCCTGACGAAAGTAGCTTCGAGGCCGGCAAAAAGGTGAGGGAATACCTCTTAAACAAGGAATATGATCTCGTTATACTTCTACTCTCTGGCGGTGCCTCTTCCCTAGTTGAAGATCCTATCCCTCCAAAACACGTGTATGTAGATATTATGAAAAAATTGATCACTTCAGGGATCGGGATAGAAGAGGTAAACATAGTTAGGAAGCACCTCTCTAAGATAAAGGGCGGAAGGTTAGCTTCATTATCAAAGTCAAAGATAGTTACTTTAGTCGTAAGCGATGTACCAGGAAATGATTTGTCCACCGTCGGGAGTGGTCCCACTCATGCAGATCTATCGACAGTCCATGAGGCAAGAGAGATTATGAGATGGCTTAATCTTCAAGGTGAAGAGTACTTAGAGGAAACTCCAAAAAAGTTGGACAACGTATGGGAATTTCTGATCCTAGACGTAAGCGAAGTCCTTAGGGGATTAAACCTAGAAAACTCTTACATCCTTTCGTCTGAAGTTAGAGGTGAGGCAAAATCTTTTGGAGCGTTCCTAGCTTCCTTGATGAATACGCAATACATCCCTTTTCGTAGGCCCTTTACGTTACTCTTTGGAGGAGAACCAGAGGTCCATTTGTCAGGAAAGGTAGGAAAGGGAGGGAGAAACGGGGAAGTATGTCTGTCCTTCCTGGAATGGGTCAGAGATGAAAAATTCAAGCTATACGCCATTGCGACTGACGGAATAGATGGGAACAGCGATTACGCAGGATGCGTAGTAGATGGAAAAACTAAGTTATCTAAGCTCGAAATAAGGAGATCTCTTGAGGAGCACTCATCTTACCAACTATTAGAGAGAACCAAGTCCACAGTAAAAACAGGTCCCACTGGAACGAACGTCAACAACATTTACGTTCTAATAGCACCTTGA
- a CDS encoding NADH-quinone oxidoreductase subunit B — MGEQILLTGNLDESARKAAEWLLNKKPIRTLRDWGISFSLWPPHFTTSCCGTEFGAFAAARFDAERFGMLPFASSRQSNILTIEGTLTRKMARAARIVYDQMPEPKYVIAMGACILEGGIFWNSYNTVLPSDVGIPVDLYIPGCPIRPEAIARGLLMLQKKIRSQGAIRT; from the coding sequence ATGGGAGAACAGATACTTCTTACGGGGAACCTAGACGAGTCTGCAAGAAAAGCTGCAGAGTGGCTGCTTAACAAAAAACCTATAAGAACTTTAAGAGACTGGGGAATTTCGTTTTCGTTATGGCCACCTCACTTCACTACCAGTTGCTGTGGTACAGAATTTGGGGCGTTTGCTGCGGCAAGATTCGACGCTGAAAGATTCGGTATGTTACCTTTTGCGTCCTCTAGGCAATCGAACATCCTTACTATAGAGGGTACATTAACAAGGAAAATGGCCAGGGCGGCTAGGATAGTATATGATCAAATGCCAGAGCCCAAATACGTTATTGCAATGGGAGCCTGCATATTAGAGGGTGGAATATTTTGGAACTCATACAATACGGTCTTGCCTTCAGACGTAGGAATACCCGTAGATCTGTACATCCCAGGATGTCCTATAAGACCGGAGGCCATAGCAAGAGGTCTATTAATGCTCCAGAAGAAGATCAGGAGTCAAGGTGCTATTAGAACGTAA
- a CDS encoding L-threonylcarbamoyladenylate synthase, whose amino-acid sequence MIVLRVDPLNPETDLIRKAAEVIRSGGLVAFPTETVYGLGANAFDGKAAEKVFKAKRRPMDNPLIVHIADVGQLEEVASDLSPEVMDLAQKVWPGPLTFVLKKTSKVPLETTGGLNTVAVRMPAHPIALSLIRESGVPIAAPSANLATKPSPTLAEHVIQDLDGSVDIVIDGGESFFGVESTIINLTVKPPVLLRPGPFTVEELTTLVGEINVPEELTRGKEFGVALAPGMKYKHYAPDKTLYLVERKSIFLDVVNILREKKRVAVLCSEETCSKLEEPRIILGNSENLYSIAKNLFKSFRQLDGLDVDLGVIEPFPEKGIGLAIMNRVKKATAHKFIRSLDEARQIANS is encoded by the coding sequence ATGATCGTCTTAAGAGTCGATCCACTTAACCCTGAAACGGATCTGATAAGAAAGGCTGCCGAAGTGATAAGATCTGGAGGATTGGTGGCTTTCCCCACGGAAACAGTTTACGGTCTGGGAGCTAACGCGTTTGACGGGAAGGCCGCTGAAAAGGTGTTTAAGGCTAAGAGAAGACCTATGGATAACCCACTCATAGTTCATATAGCAGACGTAGGTCAATTAGAAGAGGTTGCCTCAGATCTATCTCCGGAAGTAATGGACTTGGCTCAGAAGGTTTGGCCTGGTCCGTTAACTTTCGTGCTTAAGAAGACCAGTAAGGTACCACTTGAAACAACAGGAGGGTTGAATACCGTGGCTGTTCGTATGCCTGCTCATCCCATCGCGTTATCCTTAATAAGAGAGAGTGGCGTACCTATCGCAGCTCCTAGCGCTAACTTAGCGACTAAACCTAGTCCAACTCTAGCTGAACATGTGATCCAGGACCTAGACGGATCCGTTGATATCGTAATAGATGGAGGAGAATCGTTTTTCGGTGTGGAATCTACAATAATAAATCTGACCGTAAAGCCTCCAGTCCTTTTGAGACCTGGCCCTTTCACGGTAGAAGAGCTTACAACTCTAGTTGGTGAGATCAATGTACCTGAGGAACTAACTCGCGGGAAGGAGTTTGGAGTAGCATTAGCACCAGGCATGAAATATAAACACTATGCACCAGACAAAACGCTTTATCTGGTTGAGAGGAAATCTATCTTTCTAGATGTGGTCAACATCCTCAGAGAGAAAAAGAGGGTAGCGGTACTATGCTCCGAAGAAACGTGCTCTAAATTAGAGGAACCTAGGATAATCTTGGGTAATAGTGAGAACCTCTATTCCATTGCGAAAAATCTATTTAAATCGTTCAGGCAGCTTGATGGCCTTGATGTGGATTTAGGAGTGATAGAACCTTTCCCGGAGAAAGGTATAGGATTAGCGATAATGAACCGAGTTAAGAAAGCAACCGCCCACAAGTTCATCAGATCTCTAGATGAGGCGAGACAAATTGCAAATAGTTAA
- a CDS encoding biotin--[acetyl-CoA-carboxylase] ligase, producing the protein MQIVKLTRVTSTQDFAEAVSEMIDENYVVVAEEQTRARGRYRRAWYSPKGGLWVTYVIKDFNVEEIALTTLRVALAIRSVLSKYVNSTIRWPNDVVVNGKKISGVLVESSVQGSSSVGFIGFGINSNVSVFPQDINATSVKLETGKEIDNQLLLDEVIQKINQYITKTPEEVYSELNSNLYIKEKDVVLYGENWKKECKALFVDRYGRLVTMCGIFEVEEVLRLETP; encoded by the coding sequence TTGCAAATAGTTAAGTTAACCCGAGTTACTTCCACTCAGGACTTCGCGGAAGCCGTAAGTGAAATGATAGACGAGAACTATGTGGTTGTCGCAGAAGAACAAACTAGAGCTAGAGGAAGATATAGGAGGGCGTGGTACTCCCCAAAAGGAGGACTATGGGTTACGTATGTGATCAAGGACTTTAACGTCGAGGAGATAGCATTAACTACTTTGAGAGTGGCTTTAGCGATAAGAAGTGTGTTATCTAAGTATGTCAATTCTACCATTAGATGGCCTAATGACGTAGTTGTTAATGGTAAAAAGATATCTGGAGTGCTCGTAGAATCATCAGTTCAGGGTAGCTCTAGCGTTGGTTTCATAGGATTTGGGATTAACAGCAACGTTTCTGTCTTTCCTCAAGATATAAACGCCACATCCGTCAAATTAGAGACCGGAAAGGAGATTGATAATCAGTTGTTACTTGACGAGGTAATACAGAAAATAAATCAATACATAACCAAAACTCCAGAGGAGGTTTACTCGGAACTGAATTCAAATCTATACATCAAGGAGAAGGATGTAGTTCTATATGGAGAAAACTGGAAAAAGGAGTGCAAGGCTTTATTCGTAGATAGATACGGAAGACTTGTTACAATGTGCGGTATATTTGAAGTCGAGGAAGTGTTAAGACTTGAGACGCCTTAG
- a CDS encoding FAD-dependent oxidoreductase, whose product MNLTVVGSGPGGIYAALAASQKGAKVTLVEKQERLGGTCVLYGCIPSKAMIAPLATSYLAGKFGKDISFSYEELQTIAENVVRRASKGVEYMLENGGVNVIHGQAELRSGKINVGAQSLDSDSIVIASGTEKPQVKGTIASDDLHFIKKKFSKVLLIGGGVGGVEYGWLLAMTGKKVTIVERDELLLPKHDIDLRRSVTSHFKRLGIDVRTNSLAEIGDQIKINGEEEDFDLVVLTFGRKPALKGFEELSDGNWIEVDSFMRTKLNNVYAAGDVTGSFTAHEAIHKGIVAGLNAVGEKVSYDKMVIPKVLYTHPEIAYVGKTEGTCVKVSMAEVIRAVAEQSTDGFIKVCAKGENITGGVAFSERAEDIISSLALLMQLNVNVDIASKLIMPHPSYLEGLWEALRRLKS is encoded by the coding sequence ATGAATTTAACAGTTGTTGGATCGGGTCCGGGTGGGATTTACGCGGCTCTAGCTGCTTCCCAGAAGGGCGCCAAGGTCACACTTGTAGAGAAACAGGAGAGACTAGGAGGAACTTGCGTATTGTACGGTTGTATTCCTTCAAAAGCCATGATTGCACCTCTAGCAACTAGCTACCTTGCTGGAAAGTTCGGAAAGGATATCAGCTTCTCCTACGAAGAGCTTCAAACCATAGCTGAAAACGTGGTAAGAAGGGCTAGTAAGGGTGTGGAGTACATGTTGGAGAACGGAGGTGTCAACGTAATACATGGACAGGCAGAATTAAGATCTGGGAAGATTAATGTAGGAGCCCAGTCTCTTGATTCAGATTCAATTGTGATAGCTTCCGGAACCGAAAAGCCCCAAGTTAAGGGTACTATAGCCTCAGACGACCTTCATTTCATTAAGAAGAAATTCTCCAAGGTTCTGCTAATAGGTGGTGGTGTGGGAGGAGTAGAATACGGATGGCTCCTGGCCATGACAGGGAAAAAGGTAACCATCGTTGAGAGAGACGAGTTACTACTTCCTAAGCACGACATAGACTTAAGGAGAAGCGTGACATCACACTTTAAAAGACTGGGAATAGACGTGAGGACAAATTCGTTAGCCGAAATAGGAGATCAAATAAAAATAAATGGAGAGGAAGAGGACTTTGATTTAGTTGTATTAACTTTTGGTAGAAAACCGGCTCTGAAAGGGTTTGAAGAGTTAAGTGATGGGAACTGGATTGAAGTTGACAGTTTTATGCGTACTAAGCTCAATAACGTTTACGCTGCCGGAGACGTAACCGGAAGCTTCACTGCGCATGAGGCCATTCACAAGGGAATTGTTGCTGGTTTAAACGCAGTCGGTGAGAAGGTCTCTTATGATAAAATGGTAATACCTAAGGTACTTTACACCCATCCGGAAATAGCTTACGTTGGAAAGACTGAAGGCACCTGCGTTAAGGTATCTATGGCTGAAGTGATAAGAGCGGTTGCTGAACAATCAACTGATGGCTTCATTAAGGTATGTGCTAAAGGGGAAAACATCACGGGTGGTGTAGCCTTTAGTGAAAGAGCTGAGGACATAATATCCTCCTTGGCCTTACTTATGCAGTTAAACGTTAACGTGGATATCGCGTCGAAGTTAATTATGCCTCACCCCTCTTACCTTGAGGGGTTGTGGGAGGCTCTAAGGCGTCTCAAGTCTTAA
- a CDS encoding universal stress protein, with the protein MFKHILVAYDGSENAKRALNVAIDLTKRYEAKLDIVEVVDTSVLLGAGIGPVPPDVIDSLYAKARADIENGKKTAEQGGVKADGVIVEGDPATAILDYASKNGIDLIITGSRGLSTIKRMFLGSVSSRIIHEAKMPVLVVK; encoded by the coding sequence ATGTTTAAACACATTTTAGTGGCATATGATGGATCAGAAAACGCGAAACGTGCTTTAAATGTGGCAATTGACCTGACTAAAAGGTATGAGGCGAAGCTGGACATTGTGGAAGTTGTAGACACTTCGGTTCTATTAGGGGCTGGAATTGGGCCAGTTCCCCCGGATGTTATAGACTCGTTATATGCAAAGGCAAGGGCCGACATCGAGAACGGGAAGAAAACTGCAGAGCAAGGGGGAGTTAAGGCTGACGGAGTTATAGTTGAGGGAGATCCAGCAACTGCGATATTAGACTACGCTTCAAAGAACGGAATAGACTTGATTATTACTGGAAGTAGGGGACTCTCTACAATAAAAAGGATGTTCTTGGGAAGCGTATCCTCTAGGATAATCCATGAGGCTAAGATGCCAGTTCTCGTAGTTAAGTAA
- a CDS encoding TldD/PmbA family protein, with the protein MSDTYNLVTKAKNLGYACEVYYIERTEYNLGKEKEFISSTLRERGFGVRLFKDGYVGFAFDTRISDSLLDRAISTLKVSEKDPSNEPPPAKKPNLLSLNKGEGSMERAKETLKNIEDIGGEVNLISVQISSSRNKVGVISSEGVDVHEVRTSVSVSVIANYKDSSVVTPELYETGSGRSFEDVDIELLKEEVINKVKITKSREKLDRKSDVIILTTKALSELLHPLLAYSVNAENVYRKRTPLNLGEEYGSLSVIDNPREERSEFSRSFDGEGQPTSSITLFENGIFKNFLTNWFWSRKMNVQNSASAIRSFMSVPTIGTSTIEIVHEDNFEEDGLVIDQVQGVHTSSWDSGEFSVVAPIAWITKKESKRGVREVIISGDLKTLLRGVIGEVGQPRRISSVKSANLAIKGLSVVY; encoded by the coding sequence ATGAGTGATACGTACAATTTGGTTACAAAGGCTAAAAACCTGGGTTACGCTTGCGAGGTTTATTACATAGAAAGAACGGAGTATAATTTGGGAAAGGAGAAGGAGTTCATCTCAAGCACTCTAAGGGAAAGAGGATTCGGAGTTAGATTATTTAAGGATGGGTACGTTGGTTTCGCGTTCGATACTAGGATAAGCGATAGTCTCCTTGACAGGGCCATATCTACCTTGAAGGTCTCAGAAAAAGATCCAAGTAATGAGCCTCCACCAGCTAAGAAGCCTAACCTCTTGTCTCTAAATAAGGGGGAGGGTTCAATGGAACGTGCAAAAGAGACACTTAAGAACATAGAGGATATAGGAGGGGAAGTAAACCTGATAAGTGTCCAAATCTCTAGCAGCAGAAATAAGGTGGGCGTGATAAGTAGCGAGGGTGTTGACGTTCATGAGGTCAGAACTTCAGTTAGCGTTAGCGTGATTGCAAATTACAAAGACTCGTCTGTAGTAACGCCTGAGCTTTATGAAACCGGTTCTGGAAGATCTTTCGAAGACGTGGATATAGAACTTCTTAAAGAAGAAGTAATAAATAAAGTGAAAATAACGAAATCTAGAGAAAAATTAGATCGTAAGAGCGATGTGATAATCTTAACCACGAAAGCGTTATCTGAGTTGCTTCATCCCCTATTGGCTTACTCAGTAAACGCTGAGAACGTCTACAGGAAGAGGACTCCATTAAATCTTGGAGAGGAATATGGGAGCCTTAGCGTGATAGACAATCCTAGGGAGGAACGTTCTGAATTCAGCAGATCCTTTGACGGTGAGGGTCAACCGACGTCGTCTATAACTCTATTTGAGAATGGAATTTTCAAAAACTTCCTTACCAACTGGTTTTGGTCTAGAAAAATGAACGTTCAGAACTCTGCCTCAGCGATCAGATCTTTCATGTCCGTTCCCACTATTGGAACCTCTACGATAGAAATAGTCCATGAAGATAACTTTGAGGAAGACGGTTTAGTTATAGACCAGGTTCAAGGCGTCCACACTAGCAGTTGGGACTCAGGTGAGTTCAGTGTAGTTGCGCCCATTGCGTGGATCACCAAGAAGGAGTCTAAGAGGGGAGTTAGGGAAGTTATCATATCTGGGGACCTTAAAACTCTACTAAGAGGTGTAATTGGAGAAGTTGGGCAACCGAGGAGAATATCTTCGGTGAAATCAGCTAACCTTGCAATAAAGGGGTTGTCAGTGGTCTATTAA
- the tldD gene encoding zinc metalloprotease TldD, producing the protein MHELLKRAENFGVTFSDLRLYDVEELSLMVSETQRQITSTGRDSGGSLRVLVSGNWGYVHFTEIESELVKQAVDSAYGDERINIVMLPAIHDQVIIKPKVPVTKSPEEIMKDAVKLKDEIINISHSIKSVNVRFTRSKIRKDYFSSEEREISLDYELTGISVRAVAREGDVIASASTSLATYLGDPFEVFDTREIVETIKRRIDGQLKGRPPKGGDYNVVLAPDVVGVFSHEAVGHLSEADLAVNGILSNVKGKKVAPEYVSIIDSGFSDNPMAHGILPYDDDGVESRDVKIVDKGVIGEFLVDRYYAAYLGERPTGNARAEDFRSTILIRMRNTYMLPGEMSKDELIEEIKDGYLMVSPLGGQTSPDGTFQFGIQEGYRIERGEIKESLRNVGISGYTIETLGKINGVSKDFGMWPGYCGKGGQSVPVGTGGPYISVRVKVGGHE; encoded by the coding sequence ATGCACGAACTTCTGAAAAGGGCTGAGAACTTCGGTGTAACGTTCTCGGACCTGAGATTATATGATGTTGAGGAATTGAGCTTAATGGTTTCCGAGACTCAGAGGCAGATAACCTCTACGGGCAGAGACAGCGGCGGCTCTCTTCGTGTTTTGGTATCTGGGAACTGGGGATACGTTCACTTCACAGAAATTGAGTCAGAGTTGGTAAAACAGGCTGTAGACTCGGCTTATGGAGACGAGAGGATAAATATCGTCATGTTACCTGCCATCCATGATCAGGTGATAATTAAACCAAAGGTTCCAGTAACTAAAAGTCCAGAGGAGATTATGAAAGACGCTGTGAAACTCAAGGATGAAATTATTAACATTTCCCATTCCATCAAGAGCGTCAACGTCAGATTCACTAGGTCTAAGATACGTAAGGATTACTTCAGTTCGGAAGAACGTGAAATTAGCCTAGACTACGAGTTAACAGGTATTTCAGTTAGGGCAGTAGCTAGGGAGGGGGATGTAATCGCGTCTGCGAGTACTTCTTTAGCAACTTATCTAGGAGATCCCTTTGAGGTTTTTGACACAAGGGAAATAGTCGAGACAATAAAAAGGAGAATAGATGGTCAGTTAAAGGGAAGGCCTCCAAAGGGAGGAGATTATAACGTTGTTCTGGCTCCTGACGTCGTAGGAGTTTTCTCTCACGAGGCTGTGGGTCACTTATCCGAGGCTGACCTAGCAGTTAATGGGATTTTAAGTAACGTTAAGGGAAAGAAAGTAGCTCCAGAGTATGTCTCTATAATTGATTCTGGGTTCTCAGATAATCCTATGGCTCACGGAATATTACCTTACGATGATGATGGAGTTGAATCAAGAGACGTAAAGATTGTGGATAAAGGTGTTATAGGGGAGTTCCTGGTAGATAGATATTACGCGGCATATCTGGGCGAAAGACCTACAGGCAACGCCCGAGCTGAAGATTTCAGGTCGACGATTCTCATTAGGATGAGAAATACCTATATGCTGCCTGGAGAGATGAGCAAAGACGAACTCATTGAGGAGATAAAGGACGGCTACCTTATGGTCTCACCTCTGGGCGGACAAACCAGTCCAGACGGAACCTTCCAATTCGGAATCCAGGAGGGATATAGGATAGAAAGAGGAGAGATCAAGGAGTCTCTGAGGAACGTAGGGATCTCAGGTTACACGATAGAAACGTTGGGCAAAATAAATGGCGTATCTAAAGATTTCGGAATGTGGCCTGGGTATTGTGGTAAAGGAGGACAAAGCGTACCAGTTGGAACAGGAGGTCCCTACATAAGCGTAAGGGTTAAGGTGGGAGGACATGAGTGA
- a CDS encoding CopG family ribbon-helix-helix protein: MNVEKISVALNKRTLKRLEDRAKLEGVSRSRLVEIALVDYLDEFSDDNSNVLGILNLVYDDTAGNEIIATEHQFESLIISTLHIHVDDKNCMEAVALRGRRADLENLVKSLTQIHGVKKAKLMISLEVSR; encoded by the coding sequence ATGAACGTTGAAAAGATTAGCGTAGCTCTAAATAAGCGAACTTTGAAAAGACTTGAGGACAGGGCGAAGTTAGAGGGAGTTAGCAGATCCAGGCTAGTTGAGATTGCCCTAGTAGATTATTTAGATGAGTTCTCAGATGACAACTCTAACGTTCTAGGTATCCTAAACTTGGTATATGATGATACGGCGGGGAATGAGATTATAGCTACGGAGCATCAGTTCGAATCGTTGATAATTTCAACATTACATATCCATGTTGATGATAAAAATTGTATGGAGGCGGTAGCCCTTAGGGGAAGGAGAGCTGACTTAGAAAACCTAGTTAAAAGTCTCACTCAAATTCATGGCGTGAAAAAGGCGAAGCTTATGATATCCTTAGAGGTGAGCAGATGA
- a CDS encoding B3/B4 domain-containing protein, with translation MRIEVSKECISKGIFVKHTEVIGVNNGKGTLETELREVEEKFRKTDPASLKDVPTVRVYRDFYWSLGIDPTKTRPSGEALRRRIARSGKLPRINDIVDAGNVVSASTLISIGIYDLKKISGEPRITLSSGGEKFDGIGNKSEVLPPGIPIMVDGVGNVMHIFPHRDSIITSVSDSTRDVLIVGAGVRGIAEREVEEAVKETARLLSNLGGKVVHDVC, from the coding sequence ATGAGGATTGAAGTGAGTAAGGAATGCATATCAAAAGGGATTTTCGTAAAGCACACTGAAGTTATAGGAGTAAATAACGGGAAGGGAACGTTAGAGACGGAGCTCAGGGAAGTTGAGGAGAAGTTCAGGAAAACCGATCCGGCCTCGCTAAAGGATGTCCCGACTGTGAGAGTATACAGAGACTTCTATTGGAGTTTAGGTATAGATCCAACTAAAACTAGACCTAGCGGCGAGGCACTAAGAAGACGAATAGCGAGATCAGGGAAATTACCTAGGATAAACGATATTGTAGATGCCGGAAACGTAGTGAGCGCTTCCACATTGATTTCGATAGGTATCTATGACTTGAAAAAGATTTCAGGAGAACCGAGGATAACCCTAAGCTCTGGAGGAGAGAAGTTCGATGGAATAGGTAACAAGTCTGAGGTTCTCCCCCCTGGAATACCAATAATGGTCGATGGAGTGGGAAACGTGATGCACATTTTCCCTCACAGGGACTCAATCATAACTAGCGTTAGCGACTCCACAAGGGACGTCTTGATAGTTGGGGCGGGCGTTAGAGGGATTGCTGAAAGGGAAGTAGAGGAGGCTGTTAAGGAAACTGCTAGATTATTAAGTAACTTAGGTGGAAAAGTAGTCCATGACGTCTGTTAG
- a CDS encoding homoserine dehydrogenase, with amino-acid sequence MTSVSLRAMFLGYGNVGKALRKMIKERGEKTGLNVKIEAVVNRSGIMLEDSDNFIKNKEGGPIDALNMTNPDVIIDVSSANYESGEPSLSLYREALSRGIHVVTANKAPLALRYGEIMDLAKKHSASVGFQATVMSGTPSINLLRLMRGLKIVKIRGILNGTTNYILTRMHQGLEYDQALKEAQALGYAETNPEHDVNGFDAAAKLTILTNFAMGLNLSIKDVVFSGIENIRKSSLKGKKVKLIAYSEGRFAKVSPEEITKEDPLYNVEGVMNALDIHSDIQEVVIMGPGAGPQNAAFGLFSDIVLITKGLI; translated from the coding sequence ATGACGTCTGTTAGTCTCAGAGCGATGTTTCTGGGCTATGGAAACGTAGGAAAAGCGCTTAGAAAGATGATAAAGGAGAGAGGAGAGAAAACAGGTCTTAACGTAAAGATAGAGGCTGTAGTCAACAGAAGCGGTATAATGCTGGAGGACTCGGATAACTTCATTAAAAATAAGGAAGGAGGTCCAATAGACGCTTTAAACATGACAAACCCGGATGTTATAATAGACGTAAGCTCAGCTAATTACGAGAGCGGTGAACCTTCGCTCTCCTTATATAGAGAGGCCCTATCTAGAGGCATACACGTAGTGACAGCAAACAAAGCGCCTCTGGCCTTGCGATATGGTGAAATCATGGACTTAGCTAAGAAACACAGCGCCTCAGTAGGTTTTCAAGCAACAGTGATGAGTGGGACACCTTCAATAAATTTGCTTAGGTTGATGAGAGGCCTCAAGATAGTTAAGATTAGAGGTATACTTAATGGTACAACAAACTACATTCTTACGAGAATGCATCAAGGGTTAGAGTACGATCAGGCTTTAAAGGAAGCTCAGGCTTTAGGCTACGCAGAGACTAATCCAGAACATGACGTGAACGGCTTTGACGCCGCTGCCAAACTAACGATATTAACCAACTTCGCTATGGGACTTAATTTGTCAATCAAGGACGTGGTATTCTCCGGTATAGAAAATATTAGAAAGAGTTCGCTAAAGGGTAAGAAAGTTAAATTGATAGCTTATTCGGAAGGACGCTTTGCGAAGGTCTCACCAGAGGAAATAACGAAAGAAGACCCTCTCTATAACGTTGAGGGTGTGATGAACGCTCTAGACATTCATTCCGATATTCAGGAGGTGGTGATAATGGGACCTGGAGCCGGTCCTCAGAACGCGGCTTTCGGTCTGTTCTCCGATATTGTACTAATTACTAAAGGACTGATTTGA